One Candidatus Ornithobacterium hominis genomic region harbors:
- a CDS encoding Mrp/NBP35 family ATP-binding protein produces MSIDKNKIKNILEEINAEKWVKNIQIFGNKVMIDAVSPSPAMHDKKKLEDKLTESIHQDFPDADVQVRVEVKSTAKPSPSKENPQILGKKIDGIQNIIAVASGKGGVGKSTVASNLAVSLREMGFQVGLLDADIHGPSIPTMFDVEGAKPHSVNVNGKSKMEPIESYGIKILSIGFFTAIDQAVVWRGAMASKALQQLIHDAHWGKLDFLIVDLPPGTGDIQLSLVQQVPVTGAVIVSTPQDVALADARKGVNMFQLESINVPVLGIVENMSYFTPEELPENKYYIFGKNGAKNLADKLNVPFLGEVPLIQGIREGGDQGRPATAEANSLASEIYRSITKNMVKSLVERNTNLPPTEIVRITTMSGCSS; encoded by the coding sequence ATGTCTATAGATAAAAATAAAATAAAGAATATCCTAGAAGAGATAAATGCCGAAAAATGGGTGAAAAACATTCAAATTTTTGGCAACAAAGTGATGATTGACGCTGTTTCTCCATCACCTGCTATGCATGACAAAAAGAAGCTGGAAGATAAATTGACAGAAAGCATTCACCAAGACTTCCCTGATGCTGATGTGCAAGTACGCGTAGAAGTTAAAAGCACTGCAAAGCCAAGTCCTTCAAAAGAAAATCCTCAAATTTTAGGGAAAAAAATTGATGGGATTCAAAATATCATTGCTGTAGCTTCGGGCAAGGGCGGTGTCGGCAAGTCTACCGTTGCCTCTAATTTGGCTGTGAGTTTGAGAGAAATGGGCTTTCAAGTAGGTTTGCTAGATGCTGACATACACGGGCCTTCTATTCCTACCATGTTTGATGTTGAGGGAGCTAAACCTCACTCCGTTAATGTGAACGGGAAAAGCAAAATGGAACCCATCGAGAGCTATGGCATTAAGATTTTATCCATCGGTTTTTTCACCGCAATAGATCAAGCTGTCGTATGGCGAGGAGCAATGGCTTCTAAGGCTCTACAACAGCTAATCCATGATGCACATTGGGGTAAATTAGACTTTTTGATTGTTGATTTACCTCCAGGCACGGGAGACATTCAGTTATCTTTGGTTCAGCAAGTTCCAGTGACGGGAGCTGTAATCGTAAGTACACCACAAGATGTGGCTTTAGCCGATGCAAGAAAAGGAGTTAATATGTTTCAACTAGAAAGCATTAATGTTCCTGTTTTGGGTATTGTTGAAAACATGTCGTATTTTACTCCCGAAGAATTACCTGAGAATAAATACTATATCTTTGGTAAAAACGGGGCTAAAAATTTAGCAGATAAATTAAATGTTCCTTTCTTAGGTGAAGTCCCCTTGATTCAAGGCATCCGAGAAGGAGGAGACCAAGGTCGACCAGCCACAGCTGAGGCTAATTCTTTAGCCAGCGAAATTTACCGTTCCATTACAAAAAATATGGTCAAAAGCTTAGTTGAAAGAAATACCAATTTGCCTCCAACTGAAATTGTTCGCATCACAACAATGTCTGGGTGCTCAAGTTGA
- a CDS encoding NifU family protein, with product MKEDLEKRVMRALDEIRPYLRQDGGDIELISIENQIVTIRLLGTCIDCTVNQMTLKSGVEMTVKKHAPEIKQVVNYIKN from the coding sequence ATGAAAGAAGATTTAGAGAAAAGAGTCATGAGAGCCTTAGATGAAATAAGGCCTTATCTACGCCAAGATGGCGGAGACATAGAGTTGATTTCTATTGAAAATCAAATTGTAACCATCAGATTGCTAGGAACGTGTATTGACTGCACCGTAAATCAAATGACTTTAAAATCTGGGGTAGAAATGACCGTAAAAAAACACGCTCCTGAAATCAAACAAGTTGTAAATTACATAAAGAATTAA
- a CDS encoding 2-oxoacid:acceptor oxidoreductase subunit alpha translates to MNKELNQVVILFAGDSGDGMQLTGSQFTNTSAHMGNDISTFPDFPAEIRAPAGTVAGVSGFQLHFGSVDITSPGDYFDVMVAMNAAALIKNISRLKENGILIVNESGFDGKNLRLAKLDENPLDKAKEKFQLYSIDISGQTSEALKNFDLGTKDKDRTKNMFALGFVYWLYNRPLDYTLQFLKTKFAQKPEILEANEKVLKAGYHYGEITDTFTERFVVKPAKVAPGKYRNITGNQALSLGLIAAANKADLDLFYGGYPITPASDILHFLSAYKNFGIKTFQAEDEIAAMAAVVGAAFAGDLAVTASSGPGIALKAEAMGLALMLELPAVIINVQRGGPSTGLPTKTEQADLLQALYGRNGEAPVVVVAAHSPSHCFEMAFKASKIALEHMTPVILLSDGYLGNGSEPWLFPRAESLEKIKIQNQNIHLNHEGQFLPYEKDERGVRKWATPGMKDFEHRIGGLEKQHLTGNVSYNPENHQFMVQERAAKIEKIADFLPPAELNSGSLNSEVLIVSWGGTYGSVKAGIRMLEAQQIQIAHLHLDYINPLQHGVGEILNQFKHILVPELNHGQLIKILREKFLVDAIGLNKIQGVPFTANEIADRVMDLLK, encoded by the coding sequence TTGAATAAAGAATTAAATCAAGTTGTCATCTTATTTGCTGGAGATTCTGGCGATGGGATGCAGCTGACAGGATCTCAATTCACAAACACATCTGCTCATATGGGGAATGACATTAGCACCTTCCCTGATTTTCCTGCTGAAATCCGCGCTCCAGCGGGAACAGTGGCAGGAGTTTCTGGTTTTCAGCTACATTTTGGAAGTGTGGACATCACTTCTCCTGGAGATTACTTTGACGTGATGGTTGCGATGAACGCTGCAGCACTCATCAAAAATATAAGTAGGCTTAAAGAAAATGGCATTCTGATTGTTAACGAAAGTGGTTTTGATGGGAAAAATTTAAGGCTTGCAAAATTAGACGAAAATCCTTTAGATAAAGCTAAAGAAAAATTTCAACTTTATTCGATTGATATTTCTGGGCAAACTTCTGAAGCCTTAAAAAATTTTGATCTAGGAACAAAGGATAAAGACCGAACAAAAAATATGTTTGCTCTAGGTTTTGTCTACTGGCTCTACAATCGCCCATTGGATTACACACTTCAGTTCCTTAAAACCAAGTTCGCTCAAAAACCTGAAATTCTAGAAGCAAATGAAAAGGTGCTAAAGGCAGGTTATCACTATGGTGAAATCACCGATACATTTACCGAAAGATTTGTAGTAAAACCTGCTAAGGTCGCCCCTGGGAAATACCGAAACATTACGGGTAATCAAGCTTTATCTCTAGGATTGATTGCTGCTGCCAACAAGGCTGATTTGGATTTATTCTATGGTGGCTACCCCATTACGCCAGCTTCAGATATTTTACATTTTTTATCAGCGTATAAAAATTTTGGTATCAAAACCTTCCAAGCAGAAGATGAAATAGCAGCAATGGCAGCCGTTGTCGGAGCAGCTTTTGCTGGAGACCTTGCCGTTACTGCCTCATCAGGTCCAGGAATTGCACTAAAAGCTGAAGCAATGGGCTTGGCGTTAATGCTAGAATTACCCGCAGTGATTATTAATGTTCAACGTGGAGGCCCATCTACAGGCTTACCGACCAAAACTGAACAAGCAGATTTATTACAAGCACTGTATGGTAGAAATGGAGAGGCTCCTGTTGTTGTTGTCGCAGCTCATTCTCCTAGTCATTGTTTTGAGATGGCCTTCAAAGCTTCAAAAATAGCATTGGAGCACATGACGCCTGTCATTTTATTATCAGACGGGTATTTGGGGAATGGCTCAGAGCCTTGGCTTTTCCCTCGAGCAGAGAGTTTGGAAAAAATTAAAATTCAAAATCAAAATATCCATCTAAATCATGAAGGTCAATTTTTACCTTATGAAAAAGATGAAAGAGGTGTAAGAAAATGGGCTACCCCTGGCATGAAAGACTTTGAGCACCGCATTGGGGGATTAGAAAAACAACACCTAACGGGGAATGTAAGCTACAACCCAGAGAATCACCAGTTTATGGTGCAGGAACGAGCAGCTAAGATTGAGAAAATCGCAGATTTTTTACCGCCAGCAGAATTAAACTCAGGAAGTTTAAATAGTGAAGTTTTGATTGTCAGCTGGGGCGGTACTTACGGTTCGGTAAAGGCTGGAATCCGTATGTTGGAGGCTCAGCAAATTCAAATCGCTCATTTGCATTTAGATTACATCAATCCTTTGCAGCATGGGGTTGGTGAAATTTTAAATCAGTTTAAGCATATTTTAGTGCCAGAATTAAACCATGGGCAATTAATTAAAATCCTCCGAGAGAAATTTTTGGTTGATGCCATTGGACTTAATAAAATACAAGGAGTTCCTTTCACTGCAAACGAAATTGCTGATCGTGTAATGGACTTACTTAAATAG
- a CDS encoding DUF3108 domain-containing protein, translated as MKKYLFLFIIIPFFSNFSYSQAYQSGEYLQYRVHYGFLNAGFASLKVSNESLNGRSHFHVKGEGSTSGAVRIFFKVDDRYETYIDPATKKPSLFIRDIREGGYTKNKQLSFDHSSQQVEVKDFKKGKSTTYKFNTEVQDMLSAFYFLRTKDNSYYKNGSSININIFMDEKIYPFKLVVEGREKISTKFGEIEAIRMKPYVQKGRVFRENESVKIWVSDDDNLIPLRIEAELAVGSLKMDLHNYKNLKYPILFK; from the coding sequence ATGAAAAAATATTTATTCCTCTTTATAATAATACCTTTTTTTTCAAATTTTAGCTATTCCCAAGCTTATCAATCTGGGGAATATTTACAATATCGCGTACACTATGGATTTTTAAATGCTGGATTTGCTTCGCTAAAGGTAAGCAACGAGAGCCTGAATGGTCGCTCTCATTTTCACGTAAAAGGTGAAGGCTCAACTTCGGGTGCGGTACGTATATTTTTCAAAGTAGATGACCGATACGAAACCTATATTGACCCTGCGACTAAAAAACCTAGTTTATTTATTCGAGACATCAGGGAAGGAGGCTATACTAAAAACAAGCAGCTAAGTTTTGACCACTCTTCTCAACAGGTGGAAGTGAAAGACTTCAAAAAAGGTAAGAGTACAACTTACAAATTCAATACAGAGGTACAGGATATGCTTTCTGCCTTTTATTTCTTGAGGACGAAAGATAATTCTTACTACAAAAACGGAAGTAGTATCAATATTAATATCTTTATGGATGAAAAAATTTATCCGTTTAAATTAGTCGTCGAGGGACGAGAAAAAATTTCTACCAAATTTGGTGAAATTGAAGCTATTCGCATGAAACCTTATGTTCAGAAAGGGCGCGTCTTCAGAGAGAATGAAAGTGTGAAAATTTGGGTGAGTGATGATGATAATCTAATTCCTCTACGCATCGAAGCTGAACTTGCGGTAGGTTCTCTCAAGATGGATTTACATAACTACAAAAATTTAAAATACCCTATCTTGTTCAAATAA
- a CDS encoding ABC transporter ATP-binding protein, with protein MLNIKNLSYSYHQEQNAVESISIKLNSDEVLCLLGESGSGKSTLLKLIYGNLQPDEGIILFNDDKLRGPAFQLIAGHPDVKFVQQDFNLSPFISIEENIGEHLSNLDLDYKKKRIKEVAEILEIQDLLQKQSHELSGGQQQRVAIAKAIAKFPKLLLLDEPFSQLDANLHLKIRHQLMEYLREHRVACIFTSHRAEDALGFSDQILILRKGKAIQNSTPQKIFASPANAYVASLFGNYNILTAEDASKFGIPRNFLNKYVISYPHEIKVYREGKFQGEVIHSRFFGKEYQIEFIAKNHFFYALHPDYFKKGEKINFDIKNYRWVY; from the coding sequence ATGCTAAACATCAAAAACCTCAGCTATTCTTACCACCAAGAGCAAAATGCTGTTGAAAGTATTTCTATCAAATTAAATTCAGATGAGGTTTTATGTTTATTGGGTGAAAGCGGAAGTGGCAAATCTACTTTGCTCAAATTAATTTATGGGAATTTACAGCCCGATGAAGGGATTATATTATTTAATGACGATAAACTAAGAGGTCCTGCTTTTCAACTGATTGCTGGACACCCTGATGTGAAATTTGTGCAGCAAGATTTTAATTTATCTCCTTTTATCAGCATCGAAGAAAACATTGGCGAGCACTTGAGTAACCTTGATTTAGACTACAAAAAGAAAAGAATCAAAGAAGTTGCTGAAATCTTAGAAATTCAGGATTTATTACAGAAACAATCGCACGAATTAAGCGGCGGGCAACAGCAGCGAGTAGCTATCGCTAAAGCCATTGCCAAGTTTCCTAAACTCTTGCTTCTCGATGAGCCGTTCAGTCAGTTGGATGCTAATTTACATCTGAAAATAAGACATCAACTAATGGAATATCTGAGGGAGCATCGAGTAGCTTGTATTTTTACTTCGCATCGAGCTGAGGATGCTTTAGGTTTTTCTGACCAAATTTTAATTCTAAGAAAAGGAAAAGCTATACAAAACTCAACCCCTCAGAAAATTTTTGCAAGCCCAGCCAATGCCTACGTCGCTTCACTTTTTGGTAATTATAATATTTTAACTGCTGAAGATGCTTCAAAATTCGGTATCCCAAGGAATTTTTTAAATAAATATGTTATTTCCTATCCACATGAGATTAAAGTTTACCGAGAAGGGAAATTTCAAGGTGAAGTTATCCATAGTAGATTTTTTGGTAAAGAATATCAGATTGAATTCATAGCAAAAAATCATTTTTTTTATGCGCTTCACCCCGATTATTTTAAAAAAGGAGAAAAAATCAATTTCGATATAAAAAATTACCGTTGGGTTTACTAA
- the glgX gene encoding glycogen debranching protein GlgX codes for MKRRYTLPGKSFPLGATLYENGVNFSVFAPEAESVELLLFENEVDTNPEKIFLKPLENKTYYYWHVFVPEIRENQLYGYRLHGEYNPTRGLYFDASKVMLDPYAKMICGSYDRAATAEFGVSNLHHCLKSAVINDDFDWENDIHPRHEFSSSIVYELHVAGFTKNLNSGLEENIRGTYTGLIHKIPYLKSLGITAVELLPIFAFDPQDAPGKNLNYWGYSPINFFALHTPYASEEEPQAIIHEFKRMIKAFHANNIEVYLDVVYNHTTENDAYNGGPNLCFRGFANNSYYLMDEMGRYKNFSGTGNSINANHSVVRRMILDSLRYWVKEMRVDGFRFDLASALSRGENGQVKENPPVLWSIDSDPILSETKIIAEPWDATGLYQVNDFSGDRWVIWNDDFRDTVKGFVAGREGMVENLMSKFMGSFGDMQMRHRVFKPEQSLNFVSSHDGFTMRDSVSYNKKNNWANGENNRDGHNDLYTWNSGTEGETEDEKILELRDRQQKNLFSILLLSQGTPMFWMGDEVARSQLGNNNAYCQDNPLGWMNWDLVRENTNFLSFVKKLINVSKSYEVFSHQNYWQTEPSEIYPYVQFHGVRLNQPDTSIKSHSLACELISPKHGEHFFLIMNMYWESLDFELPEGEWKLIFDTKSGFGKVENFKETINSPSRCVILLSLNN; via the coding sequence ATGAAAAGAAGGTATACCTTGCCAGGCAAAAGTTTTCCGCTAGGAGCAACATTGTATGAGAATGGAGTTAATTTTTCGGTTTTTGCTCCCGAAGCAGAATCAGTGGAGCTTTTACTTTTTGAAAATGAGGTAGATACGAATCCCGAGAAAATTTTTTTAAAGCCTTTAGAAAATAAAACGTATTATTATTGGCACGTTTTTGTACCAGAAATCAGAGAAAATCAACTTTACGGTTACCGTTTGCATGGCGAATATAATCCGACGAGAGGTTTGTATTTTGACGCTTCTAAAGTGATGCTAGATCCGTATGCAAAGATGATTTGTGGAAGCTATGACCGTGCAGCTACAGCAGAGTTTGGTGTTTCTAATTTGCATCATTGCCTCAAGTCGGCCGTCATTAATGATGACTTTGATTGGGAGAACGATATTCACCCTAGGCATGAATTTTCTAGTTCTATTGTTTATGAATTACATGTAGCAGGATTTACCAAGAATTTAAATTCAGGTTTAGAAGAAAACATTAGAGGAACGTATACGGGTTTAATTCACAAAATACCTTATTTGAAATCTCTAGGAATCACAGCCGTAGAACTTCTGCCGATTTTTGCTTTTGACCCGCAAGATGCTCCTGGTAAAAATTTGAACTACTGGGGCTATTCGCCGATTAATTTTTTTGCACTACACACCCCATATGCTTCTGAAGAAGAGCCACAGGCCATTATTCATGAATTCAAGCGAATGATAAAAGCCTTCCATGCCAATAACATTGAAGTTTATTTGGATGTGGTTTATAATCATACGACAGAAAATGATGCTTACAATGGAGGACCTAATTTATGCTTTCGTGGATTTGCCAATAATTCCTATTATTTGATGGATGAAATGGGGAGGTACAAAAATTTTTCAGGAACTGGAAATAGCATCAATGCGAACCATTCGGTGGTGAGACGGATGATCTTAGACTCCCTTAGATATTGGGTAAAAGAAATGCGAGTGGATGGATTTCGCTTTGATTTGGCTTCAGCCTTGTCTAGAGGCGAGAATGGGCAAGTGAAGGAGAATCCACCAGTGCTGTGGAGCATCGATTCAGATCCGATTCTTTCAGAAACCAAAATTATTGCTGAACCTTGGGATGCTACTGGGTTGTACCAAGTTAATGACTTCTCTGGTGATCGCTGGGTAATTTGGAATGATGACTTTAGAGACACCGTGAAAGGCTTTGTCGCTGGGCGAGAAGGAATGGTGGAAAATTTGATGAGCAAATTTATGGGAAGTTTTGGCGATATGCAGATGCGACATCGAGTCTTTAAGCCAGAGCAGTCGCTTAACTTTGTTTCTTCGCATGACGGTTTTACGATGCGAGATTCAGTTTCGTACAACAAAAAAAATAATTGGGCGAATGGCGAAAACAATAGAGATGGACACAACGATTTATACACATGGAACTCTGGCACAGAAGGCGAAACGGAGGATGAAAAAATTTTAGAATTAAGAGATCGTCAACAGAAGAATTTATTTAGCATTTTGCTTCTCTCACAGGGTACGCCTATGTTTTGGATGGGTGATGAAGTGGCGAGAAGCCAGTTGGGGAATAACAATGCGTATTGCCAAGACAATCCGCTGGGGTGGATGAATTGGGATTTGGTGAGAGAAAATACAAATTTTTTAAGCTTTGTAAAAAAATTAATTAATGTCAGCAAAAGCTATGAAGTTTTTTCTCATCAAAATTATTGGCAAACTGAACCAAGCGAAATATACCCATATGTGCAATTTCATGGCGTACGGTTAAATCAACCCGATACTTCCATAAAGTCTCATTCTTTAGCCTGCGAATTAATTTCACCAAAGCATGGGGAACATTTTTTCTTAATCATGAATATGTACTGGGAGTCATTGGATTTTGAATTGCCAGAGGGAGAGTGGAAATTGATTTTTGATACTAAATCGGGGTTTGGCAAAGTAGAAAATTTTAAAGAAACAATCAATTCACCATCGCGATGTGTAATTTTATTATCTTTGAATAATTAA
- a CDS encoding ABC transporter ATP-binding protein, whose amino-acid sequence MQIEINQLSKFYGKQQALNNISFSFSENETLGLLGPNGAGKSTLMKILTGLQSPDEGGFKVIRNGEAINFKAFKKIFGYLPENNPLYENMYVKEYLLFVANLRKLKPQKVDEVIERVGLTLEKHKLIKSLSKGYRQRVGIAQAIIHEPELLILDEPTNGLDPNQIIEIRNVIKEIGRAKTVIISTHLMQEVEALCSRVVLLKKGNLMADENIQNFKGQHSSLEEAFHQMTNL is encoded by the coding sequence ATGCAAATTGAAATCAATCAGTTGAGTAAATTTTACGGGAAACAGCAAGCGTTAAACAATATTAGTTTTAGTTTTTCTGAAAATGAAACGCTCGGTTTGCTCGGACCTAATGGTGCTGGGAAATCAACGTTGATGAAGATTCTTACTGGGCTGCAGAGCCCTGATGAAGGGGGCTTTAAGGTTATAAGAAATGGTGAGGCTATTAATTTTAAAGCCTTTAAAAAAATTTTTGGTTATTTACCAGAGAATAATCCGTTGTATGAGAATATGTATGTTAAAGAATATCTACTATTCGTAGCAAATCTTAGAAAATTAAAACCCCAAAAAGTTGATGAAGTCATTGAGCGAGTCGGTTTAACACTCGAGAAGCATAAATTAATTAAATCCTTATCAAAAGGCTATCGGCAGCGTGTAGGCATTGCGCAAGCGATAATTCATGAGCCAGAATTGCTCATTTTAGATGAACCAACTAATGGTTTGGATCCGAATCAAATTATTGAAATCAGAAATGTAATCAAAGAAATTGGTAGGGCTAAGACGGTGATAATTTCTACGCATCTCATGCAAGAGGTCGAGGCTTTGTGTTCGCGAGTGGTTTTGCTTAAAAAGGGAAATTTAATGGCAGACGAGAATATCCAAAATTTTAAAGGGCAACATTCAAGTCTGGAAGAAGCTTTTCATCAAATGACGAATTTATGA
- a CDS encoding IS3 family transposase (programmed frameshift): MKDKTNYVKRTQKDYSLSFKHQVVFEVESGLESTRSVQRKYGIQARSTVVSWLRKYGTFDWENQTISKMPKSAEAKIKELESKIKLLEKQKNRLQKEVEVSSDKAAIFDLMIELAEKEYNIDIRKNSSPEVDTYATHQQKSISYSCELLGKSRQVYYRRAKAIKSKQNRAMQVVLMVEDIRHKLPKIGTRKLYHMLKEKLREIGVGRDKLFDILRANHMLIEPKKSYHITTNSYHRFKKHKNLIENVVPSEPEQQWVSDITYIGKRENPFYLALVTDAYSKKIVGFDVSDSLDVQSSLAALKKAIKCRKKNNKQPLIHHSNRGLQYCSTDYQCLLNENNILCSMTESYDPYANAVAERVNGILKQEFMIDMYGNNLHDKIQLVKDAIDKYNNLRPHYSCHYLTPQQMHEQNKIKIKTYKKIDAEKIAFQHQLN; the protein is encoded by the exons ATGAAAGACAAGACAAATTACGTAAAGCGTACACAAAAGGATTATTCACTAAGTTTCAAACATCAAGTAGTATTCGAGGTAGAAAGTGGACTAGAGAGCACAAGATCTGTTCAGAGGAAGTATGGCATTCAAGCAAGGTCTACAGTTGTGAGTTGGCTCAGAAAATATGGTACCTTTGACTGGGAAAACCAAACAATAAGTAAGATGCCAAAATCTGCGGAAGCCAAAATCAAAGAATTAGAATCCAAGATAAAGTTGCTTGAGAAGCAAAAGAATCGGTTACAGAAAGAAGTAGAAGTCTCTTCAGACAAAGCAGCCATTTTCGATTTAATGATAGAGTTAGCTGAAAAAGAGTACAATATCGATATAAGAAAAAACTCATCACCCGAG GTTGACACCTACGCAACGCATCAACAAAAAAGCATAAGTTATAGTTGCGAACTTCTCGGGAAGTCAAGACAAGTGTATTATAGAAGAGCAAAAGCAATTAAATCCAAACAAAACAGAGCCATGCAAGTAGTGTTAATGGTAGAAGATATAAGGCATAAATTACCCAAAATTGGCACACGTAAACTTTACCATATGCTAAAAGAGAAGTTACGAGAAATAGGAGTTGGACGAGATAAGTTGTTTGATATTCTTAGAGCCAATCATATGCTGATAGAACCCAAAAAAAGTTATCACATCACGACCAACTCATATCATAGATTTAAAAAACATAAAAACTTAATAGAGAACGTTGTTCCATCTGAGCCAGAACAGCAATGGGTAAGTGATATCACATATATTGGCAAGCGAGAAAATCCTTTCTATCTCGCTTTAGTAACAGATGCTTACTCTAAGAAAATTGTAGGATTTGATGTTTCTGACAGTTTGGATGTTCAAAGTAGTTTAGCTGCGTTGAAAAAAGCAATAAAATGCAGAAAGAAAAACAATAAACAACCTTTAATTCATCACTCGAACAGAGGATTACAATATTGTAGTACAGATTACCAATGCTTGCTAAATGAAAATAATATTTTATGTAGTATGACAGAAAGTTACGATCCTTATGCTAATGCTGTAGCAGAACGAGTAAATGGCATATTAAAGCAAGAATTTATGATTGATATGTATGGAAATAATTTACATGATAAAATTCAATTAGTTAAAGATGCTATTGATAAATACAACAATCTAAGACCTCATTATTCCTGTCATTACTTAACACCACAGCAAATGCACGAACAGAATAAAATTAAAATCAAAACATATAAAAAAATTGATGCTGAAAAGATAGCTTTTCAGCATCAATTAAATTAA
- a CDS encoding RHS repeat-associated core domain-containing protein, which produces MWRRRSLKPYLFNGKELDTETGLYYYGARYYDPRISIWISVDPLAEKYPDISPYTYVANNPINAIDPDGRYIIFIGGLRLGKGNADQQRSMGGFKIHKTDVYNYWSTDKNTFGRSADIASYYQNKYNDNNVGFTSGSSHWNSSAEQRMGEGKLKAELFHKMVQDGDIKLTAGETIKVISHSQGGAHAAGYAEQLMSYKDSNGNPLYNVEVIEYITPHQPKDITHPSGSLGIQYSHPGDPVASDSPWWLPNGGTEYGKIKGIDKFFGGDIMGGKGQPPCGGAGGNRCGHNVTDNDQFIKKGE; this is translated from the coding sequence ATGTGGAGAAGAAGATCTTTAAAGCCGTATTTGTTCAATGGGAAAGAGCTGGATACAGAGACGGGGCTTTACTACTACGGAGCGAGGTATTATGACCCACGCATAAGTATCTGGATTTCCGTTGACCCTCTCGCTGAAAAGTACCCTGATATTTCACCATATACTTATGTTGCTAATAACCCTATAAATGCAATAGACCCCGACGGGAGATATATCATCTTTATTGGAGGGCTAAGATTAGGGAAAGGGAATGCAGACCAACAAAGGTCAATGGGTGGTTTTAAAATACACAAGACAGATGTTTATAATTATTGGTCAACGGATAAAAATACTTTTGGACGTTCCGCAGACATAGCTTCTTATTATCAAAACAAGTATAATGATAATAATGTGGGTTTCACAAGTGGGTCTTCTCACTGGAATTCTTCGGCAGAGCAAAGAATGGGTGAAGGAAAACTAAAAGCAGAGTTATTCCACAAAATGGTACAGGATGGGGATATTAAATTAACGGCAGGCGAAACAATAAAAGTAATTTCGCATAGTCAAGGTGGAGCTCACGCAGCTGGTTACGCAGAACAATTGATGTCATATAAGGACAGTAATGGAAATCCGCTATATAATGTTGAAGTAATAGAATATATTACACCTCACCAACCAAAAGATATTACTCACCCAAGTGGTTCGTTAGGAATTCAATATAGTCATCCTGGAGACCCTGTTGCTTCCGATTCGCCTTGGTGGCTACCTAATGGAGGTACTGAATATGGTAAAATAAAAGGAATAGATAAATTCTTTGGAGGTGATATAATGGGAGGTAAGGGACAGCCTCCTTGTGGAGGAGCAGGAGGAAACAGATGCGGGCATAACGTAACTGATAACGACCAATTCATTAAAAAAGGGGAATAA